A genomic region of Polyangiaceae bacterium contains the following coding sequences:
- the lon gene encoding endopeptidase La, with protein sequence MASSGAPPSRPPPPPPPEDSVPILPLRNSVLFPMSVVPINVGRPRSVRLVEDLLGREKALVGVLSQRSSDVDEPTFKDLYTIGTIARVVKVIRLGPSNYSVVLHGLGRFRMRGTSSLEPYMRAKIERIPESLVRDVELDALGTGLREATREVLALMPNLPRDTASILDNVREPGALADLIASNFPQAQASVANKQEILEAFDVKARVRLVLAMVGRQLEVLRVKKEISSMVQEETGKSQREDILRQQMKSIREELGESSEDDEIEELRERVRKAKPPTDVEKVARKQLNRMRSMAQQSAEYNLTRTYVEWIADLPWSKTTVDRLSTKEVRRCLDEDHMGLEKVKKRIVEYSAIRQLRTDKKGPILLFIGPPGVGKTSLGKSIARAMGRQYERIALGGVRDEAEVRGHRRTYVGALPGRIIQALKKAGTKNPVLVLDEVDKLGADLRGDPAAALLEVLDPEQNATFQDHYLDMPFDLSQVTFLATANNRDTIPAALMDRMEVIEVPGYTRTDKLGIAREFLVPKQLSAHGLTDERLEFIEEGVAAIIDHYTREAGVRGLEREIAAVCRATAVRLAEGIDVREVVGAEHVEKVLGPHKYRPEIAEKVLEPGVATGLAWTPGGGELLFIEASKMPGKGNIVLTGNMKNVMQESATTAVSFVRSKADRLHLDPEWLKNIDLHLHVPKHGVPRDGPAAGVTMFTAVCSLLLDCPVRSDIAMTGEISLRGRVMPVTGVKEKLLAAHRAGIKHVLIPAKNRRDLDDVPRDILDAVQVTLVDSMDEILPIALAQVAAPAS encoded by the coding sequence ATGGCATCCAGTGGCGCACCGCCATCTCGTCCACCTCCGCCGCCTCCGCCCGAGGACAGTGTCCCCATCCTTCCGCTCCGGAATTCCGTTCTGTTCCCTATGTCCGTCGTTCCCATCAACGTCGGACGTCCACGGAGCGTGCGGCTCGTCGAGGATCTTCTCGGTCGCGAAAAAGCGCTCGTCGGCGTGCTCAGTCAGCGCTCGTCGGACGTCGATGAGCCGACGTTCAAGGATCTGTACACGATCGGCACGATCGCTCGTGTCGTGAAGGTGATTCGACTCGGGCCGAGCAACTACTCGGTGGTGCTGCATGGTCTCGGTCGGTTTCGCATGCGAGGTACGTCGTCGCTCGAGCCGTACATGCGGGCGAAGATCGAACGCATTCCGGAATCGCTCGTGCGCGACGTGGAGCTCGATGCGCTCGGCACGGGGCTTCGCGAAGCAACGCGCGAAGTGCTCGCGCTGATGCCGAACTTGCCGCGCGACACGGCGAGCATTCTCGACAACGTGCGCGAACCCGGAGCGCTCGCGGATCTCATCGCGTCGAACTTTCCTCAAGCGCAAGCGTCGGTCGCAAACAAGCAAGAGATCCTCGAAGCGTTCGACGTGAAGGCGCGAGTGCGCTTGGTGCTCGCGATGGTGGGCCGGCAGCTCGAAGTGCTGCGCGTGAAGAAAGAAATCTCCTCGATGGTGCAAGAGGAGACGGGCAAGAGCCAACGCGAAGACATTCTTCGGCAGCAGATGAAGAGCATTCGCGAAGAGCTCGGCGAGTCATCCGAGGACGACGAGATCGAGGAGCTTCGCGAGCGGGTTCGGAAGGCCAAACCGCCCACGGATGTGGAAAAAGTAGCTCGAAAGCAGCTCAACCGCATGCGTTCGATGGCGCAGCAGTCGGCCGAGTACAACCTGACGCGGACGTACGTCGAATGGATCGCGGACTTGCCGTGGTCGAAGACGACGGTGGATCGTTTGAGCACCAAAGAAGTTCGTCGGTGCTTGGACGAAGACCACATGGGTCTCGAAAAGGTGAAGAAGCGCATCGTCGAGTACTCGGCGATTCGTCAGCTTCGCACGGACAAGAAGGGACCGATTCTGCTGTTCATTGGGCCGCCTGGTGTGGGTAAGACGTCGCTGGGCAAGTCGATTGCGCGAGCGATGGGACGGCAGTACGAGCGCATCGCGCTGGGCGGAGTGCGAGACGAGGCGGAGGTTCGAGGGCATCGGCGCACGTACGTGGGGGCGCTACCTGGGCGCATCATTCAGGCGCTGAAGAAAGCGGGCACGAAGAACCCGGTGTTGGTCCTCGACGAAGTGGACAAACTCGGAGCGGACCTGAGGGGTGATCCGGCGGCGGCGCTGCTCGAGGTACTGGATCCGGAGCAGAATGCGACGTTTCAGGATCACTACTTGGACATGCCGTTCGACTTGTCGCAGGTGACGTTTTTGGCGACGGCGAACAACCGGGACACGATTCCTGCGGCGCTGATGGATCGCATGGAGGTGATCGAGGTACCGGGGTACACGCGCACGGACAAACTCGGCATTGCACGTGAGTTTTTGGTGCCGAAGCAGCTCAGCGCGCACGGGCTGACGGACGAACGTCTCGAGTTCATCGAGGAGGGCGTTGCGGCGATCATCGATCACTACACGCGGGAAGCTGGCGTGCGTGGTCTCGAGCGGGAGATTGCGGCGGTTTGTCGCGCGACGGCGGTGCGACTGGCCGAGGGCATCGACGTGCGCGAGGTGGTCGGAGCGGAGCATGTGGAGAAGGTGCTCGGGCCGCATAAGTATCGACCGGAGATCGCGGAGAAGGTGCTCGAGCCCGGGGTTGCGACGGGTTTGGCATGGACGCCTGGAGGTGGGGAGCTTCTGTTCATCGAAGCGTCGAAGATGCCTGGCAAAGGCAACATCGTGCTGACGGGGAACATGAAGAACGTGATGCAGGAGTCGGCGACGACGGCTGTATCGTTCGTGCGGAGCAAGGCGGATCGGTTGCATTTGGATCCGGAGTGGTTGAAGAACATCGACTTGCACTTGCACGTGCCGAAGCACGGGGTTCCGCGGGATGGTCCTGCGGCGGGCGTGACGATGTTCACGGCGGTATGCTCGCTGCTGCTCGATTGTCCGGTTCGTTCGGACATTGCGATGACGGGCGAGATATCGCTGCGCGGGCGGGTGATGCCGGTGACGGGCGTGAAGGAAAAGCTTCTTGCGGCGCATCGGGCGGGTATCAAGCACGTGCTGATTCCGGCGAAGAACCGGCGGGACTTGGACGACGTGCCGAGAGACATTTTGGACGCGGTTCAAGTGACGCTCGTCGATTCGATGGACGAGATACTCCCGATTGCATTGGCGCAGGTTGCGGCGCCTGCTTCCTGA
- a CDS encoding ABC transporter ATP-binding protein — MDEPTANGGAFPIVEFRGVEKVYGEGESEVRALDGVDLKIEPREFVSIMGSSGSGKSTAMNVIGCLDVPTGGQYLFRGVDVGKLDNDQRALLRRHFIGFVFQGFNLLARTSALENVELPLIYRRVPAEERRQRALRALTLVGLDNRAGHTSAQLSGGQQQRVAIARALVTEPSLLLADEPTGNLDTARKAEIMDLLTKLNREHGITVVMVTHEPDMAEYGTRTVVFRDGRIISGAN; from the coding sequence GTGGATGAGCCGACGGCGAATGGCGGAGCATTTCCCATTGTGGAATTCCGCGGTGTCGAAAAGGTATATGGAGAAGGCGAATCCGAAGTGCGTGCGCTCGACGGCGTGGACTTGAAAATAGAGCCTCGCGAATTCGTGAGCATCATGGGATCGAGCGGTTCGGGCAAGTCGACGGCCATGAACGTGATTGGTTGTCTCGACGTGCCCACGGGTGGGCAGTATTTGTTTCGTGGCGTGGACGTGGGCAAACTCGACAATGACCAACGCGCGCTGCTCCGGCGCCATTTCATAGGATTCGTCTTTCAAGGCTTCAACTTGCTCGCTCGGACGTCGGCGCTCGAAAACGTCGAATTGCCGCTCATCTATCGGCGCGTTCCCGCCGAAGAACGAAGGCAAAGGGCCCTTCGAGCGCTCACGCTCGTGGGACTCGACAATCGCGCTGGGCACACGAGCGCTCAATTATCGGGTGGGCAGCAACAACGCGTCGCGATTGCCCGGGCGCTCGTGACCGAGCCATCGCTGCTTTTGGCAGACGAGCCGACCGGCAATTTGGATACGGCTCGAAAAGCCGAAATCATGGATCTTTTGACGAAGCTCAATCGCGAGCATGGCATTACGGTCGTCATGGTCACGCACGAGCCGGACATGGCCGAATACGGGACGCGGACGGTGGTATTCCGCGACGGCCGTATCATTTCGGGGGCGAACTGA
- a CDS encoding efflux RND transporter periplasmic adaptor subunit produces MSASRTIEQPGGDPEVLRVVAKKKKSTRFRWIALIAFLLAASGGGFAVWKKQTATTQTTQYQTQKVERGDLRVSVTATGTLKARSTVEVGAEITGRVLQVHVNFNDKVTRGQILAEIDTETYKARVEEAQAQLTAASATLRNAKATANEAKLKVDRGKNTVAEGLLAQQDFETLEANHERAKAQIVSAGAQVTLAQASLKVAQTNLSKAVIRSPIDGVVLNRAVEPGQTVTSGLQTPVLFVLAADLGELQLNVQVDEADVGSVVEGQTATFTVDAYSQRTFDSKVLAVKNLPTAGTTIVTYEAWLSVDNEKRLLRPGMTATATIVVDERKDVLLAPNAALRFNPNRRRDDANTKKGVSVDQFLPTARRGPTRQNTRAPGGPGAGPRKPALWLPTGGEPKRVNVEVGPSDGIRTEIKSDEITEGTEVILTAVEAPRG; encoded by the coding sequence ATGTCAGCTTCTCGAACCATCGAACAACCCGGAGGCGATCCGGAGGTCCTACGTGTCGTCGCGAAGAAGAAAAAAAGCACACGCTTTCGGTGGATAGCACTCATCGCCTTTCTCCTCGCAGCATCCGGCGGCGGTTTTGCCGTGTGGAAGAAGCAGACGGCGACGACGCAAACGACGCAATATCAAACACAAAAGGTGGAACGAGGCGACTTGCGGGTGAGCGTGACGGCGACGGGAACGCTCAAGGCGCGAAGCACGGTCGAGGTTGGTGCGGAAATCACGGGGCGCGTACTTCAAGTTCACGTGAACTTCAACGACAAGGTGACGCGCGGGCAAATATTGGCAGAGATTGACACGGAAACGTACAAGGCGCGTGTCGAAGAAGCGCAAGCGCAACTCACGGCTGCAAGTGCGACGTTGCGGAATGCGAAGGCGACGGCGAACGAAGCCAAATTGAAGGTGGATCGTGGCAAGAACACGGTCGCGGAGGGGTTGCTCGCGCAGCAAGACTTCGAAACGCTCGAAGCCAATCACGAACGAGCCAAGGCACAGATCGTGTCCGCGGGCGCTCAAGTGACCCTGGCCCAAGCATCGCTGAAAGTCGCTCAAACCAATCTCTCCAAAGCCGTCATTCGTTCGCCCATCGACGGGGTGGTGCTGAATCGAGCCGTCGAGCCAGGACAAACCGTCACGTCGGGCCTGCAAACTCCGGTGCTTTTCGTGCTCGCCGCGGACCTCGGCGAATTGCAGCTCAACGTGCAGGTGGACGAAGCGGACGTGGGATCCGTGGTCGAAGGTCAAACGGCGACGTTCACCGTCGATGCCTATTCGCAACGAACGTTCGATTCGAAAGTGCTGGCCGTAAAAAACCTCCCGACGGCCGGTACGACCATCGTGACGTACGAAGCATGGCTTTCGGTGGACAATGAAAAACGATTGCTGCGCCCGGGAATGACGGCCACGGCGACCATCGTGGTGGACGAGCGGAAAGACGTGCTGCTCGCGCCCAATGCAGCGTTGCGATTCAATCCGAATCGTCGTCGCGACGATGCGAATACGAAAAAGGGCGTGTCGGTCGATCAATTCTTGCCAACGGCGAGGAGGGGGCCTACGAGGCAAAATACGCGCGCTCCTGGCGGGCCTGGAGCGGGACCGCGCAAGCCCGCGCTCTGGTTGCCTACCGGCGGTGAACCCAAGCGCGTCAACGTGGAGGTTGGTCCGAGCGATGGGATTCGCACGGAAATCAAGTCGGACGAAATCACGGAAGGCACCGAAGTCATTTTGACGGCCGTCGAGGCGCCCCGTGGATGA
- the hisH gene encoding imidazole glycerol phosphate synthase subunit HisH, translating into MLRVVVVDLGMGNLRSVERALCQAGADRGVEVSIVRSGEPEDVLGADKVVVPGQGAFRDCALSLAKGVGDALRECMARGKPYLGICLGLQVLFDSSDEAPGAKGLGVFRGHVARLDPGTGESAVKIPHMGWNQLEMAQPPPGIFRIWQDEPPHVYFVHSYHAVPDDPSLVVATARHGINRVTAAIARDNVIAVQFHPEKSQSVGLEFLGAFLESA; encoded by the coding sequence ATGCTGAGGGTCGTCGTCGTCGATCTTGGAATGGGCAACCTGCGCAGCGTGGAGCGAGCGCTTTGCCAAGCAGGGGCCGATCGCGGCGTCGAGGTTTCCATTGTGCGGAGCGGAGAGCCCGAAGACGTTCTCGGCGCCGATAAAGTGGTGGTGCCGGGACAAGGGGCCTTTCGAGATTGCGCGTTGTCGCTGGCCAAAGGCGTGGGAGATGCATTGCGCGAGTGCATGGCTCGGGGCAAACCTTATTTGGGCATTTGTTTGGGGCTGCAAGTGCTGTTCGATTCGAGCGACGAAGCGCCGGGGGCAAAAGGTCTCGGCGTTTTCCGCGGTCACGTCGCGCGACTCGATCCGGGCACGGGCGAAAGCGCAGTGAAGATCCCGCACATGGGCTGGAATCAGCTCGAAATGGCGCAACCTCCGCCGGGCATATTTCGCATTTGGCAGGACGAGCCTCCGCACGTTTACTTCGTTCATAGTTATCATGCTGTCCCGGATGATCCATCGCTGGTCGTGGCCACCGCGCGTCACGGAATCAATCGCGTCACGGCGGCGATCGCGCGGGACAACGTGATCGCCGTGCAGTTTCACCCGGAAAAGAGTCAATCGGTGGGGCTCGAATTTCTCGGTGCATTCTTGGAGTCGGCATGA
- a CDS encoding serine/threonine protein kinase, whose amino-acid sequence MNSGEVLDGQYRVLRLIGEGGQGAVYEAEDLDIGAPVAIKILKREVADSPEFTTRMRREARAMGVLSGTAAVQVFALNRTKEGQMYIVMEMLRGHDLERHLHKHEREFGPLPVPTMIELLAPIVDTLEAAHARGIVHRDLKPANIFVLDSTARGRVRLLDFGMIKDLSASTPLTQDGYVVGSPSFIAPESWQGSSITISSAADMYAMGAVIYRILAGHVPFRGESLVDVVRLVIRGPRPTLTDKRPDLPKGIDRWVARVLAVEPQHRFASIREMWSTLMDLLKGWSGDFQRNSIPPRGSVPPGRGQ is encoded by the coding sequence ATGAATTCGGGTGAAGTTCTCGATGGGCAATACCGTGTTCTGCGGCTGATTGGCGAAGGGGGGCAGGGGGCTGTTTACGAGGCGGAGGATTTGGACATTGGGGCTCCCGTTGCCATCAAGATTTTGAAGCGTGAGGTTGCCGATTCACCTGAATTCACGACGCGTATGCGCCGCGAAGCGCGAGCGATGGGGGTGCTTTCGGGGACTGCGGCGGTGCAAGTTTTTGCGCTGAATCGCACGAAAGAGGGGCAGATGTACATCGTGATGGAGATGCTGCGTGGGCATGATTTGGAGCGGCATCTCCATAAGCACGAGCGAGAGTTCGGGCCGTTGCCGGTGCCGACGATGATTGAGTTATTGGCCCCGATCGTGGACACGCTCGAAGCTGCGCACGCGCGGGGGATCGTTCATCGAGATTTGAAGCCGGCGAATATTTTCGTATTGGATTCGACCGCGCGGGGGCGTGTGCGACTCCTCGATTTTGGAATGATCAAAGATCTCTCCGCATCCACGCCGCTGACGCAGGACGGGTATGTCGTCGGGTCGCCGTCGTTCATTGCGCCGGAGAGTTGGCAGGGGTCATCGATTACGATATCGTCGGCTGCCGACATGTACGCGATGGGGGCGGTGATTTATCGAATACTGGCGGGGCATGTACCATTTCGTGGTGAATCGCTGGTCGATGTGGTCAGGCTCGTCATTCGGGGGCCGAGACCGACGTTGACGGACAAGAGGCCGGATTTGCCGAAGGGAATCGATCGCTGGGTGGCGCGAGTGCTCGCGGTCGAGCCGCAGCATCGATTTGCGTCGATTCGTGAGATGTGGTCGACATTGATGGACTTGCTCAAGGGCTGGTCGGGCGATTTCCAGCGAAACAGTATTCCGCCGCGGGGAAGCGTGCCGCCGGGGCGAGGGCAATAG
- a CDS encoding ABC transporter permease gives MLWTTLVMALREVRRNALRSFLTMLGIMIGVGAVIAMVTIGEGATQKVRADVGALGENLLVVSPGAARRGPVRTPAVPFQQDDVDALRREIVGMQALAPTAQSGATVVYGNQNWPTSTIGIDEAFFDVRGYKIDIGRTLSETEMATGTAACILGKTVRENLFGEERPMGKRIRVAQMSCLVVGVLAAKGQAAVGGDQDDVVLMPLRAFQRRVAGNLNVGSIYVQTAGSSYTASVQSQIEDLLRERRRIAPGALDDFNVRNMQEIADTMSSVTASMTSLLGGIAAVSLLVGGIGIMNIMLVSVTERTREVGTRLAIGALASEVLMQFLVEAVVLAMLGGMLGIAFGLSLSYAATSALSLPYSISPATIAGAFGFSAAVGVAFGYLPARKAARLNPIEALRHE, from the coding sequence ATGCTGTGGACGACGCTCGTCATGGCGCTGCGCGAAGTGCGCCGAAATGCATTGCGATCCTTTCTGACGATGCTGGGCATCATGATCGGTGTCGGCGCGGTCATTGCCATGGTCACGATTGGTGAAGGTGCAACGCAAAAGGTGCGAGCCGACGTCGGAGCGCTCGGCGAAAACCTCCTCGTGGTGTCGCCTGGAGCCGCGCGACGCGGGCCTGTGCGCACGCCAGCCGTTCCTTTTCAGCAGGACGACGTGGATGCGCTTCGGCGCGAAATCGTAGGCATGCAGGCCCTGGCGCCCACCGCCCAATCGGGTGCGACGGTCGTTTATGGCAATCAAAATTGGCCTACGTCCACCATTGGGATCGACGAGGCGTTCTTCGACGTACGCGGATACAAAATCGACATTGGCCGCACTTTATCGGAAACCGAAATGGCCACGGGAACGGCGGCCTGCATTTTGGGAAAAACCGTTCGCGAAAACCTGTTCGGCGAAGAACGCCCGATGGGAAAACGCATTCGTGTCGCCCAGATGTCGTGCCTCGTCGTGGGTGTATTGGCCGCGAAAGGCCAAGCTGCCGTCGGGGGCGATCAAGACGACGTGGTGCTCATGCCGCTGCGCGCATTTCAACGGCGCGTCGCCGGCAACCTCAACGTCGGCTCCATTTACGTGCAAACGGCAGGGTCTTCGTATACCGCATCGGTCCAATCGCAAATCGAGGATCTCTTGCGCGAAAGGCGACGCATTGCCCCCGGTGCGCTCGACGATTTCAACGTACGCAACATGCAAGAAATTGCAGACACCATGAGCAGCGTGACCGCTTCCATGACCAGCCTGCTCGGTGGAATCGCCGCCGTCAGCTTGCTCGTCGGCGGCATTGGCATCATGAACATCATGCTCGTCAGCGTCACGGAACGAACGCGCGAAGTCGGCACGCGCCTCGCCATCGGTGCCCTCGCAAGCGAAGTCCTCATGCAATTCCTCGTCGAAGCCGTCGTGCTCGCCATGCTCGGCGGAATGCTGGGCATCGCATTTGGTTTGTCGCTGTCATATGCAGCGACGTCGGCGTTATCGCTCCCCTATTCCATTTCACCGGCGACCATCGCGGGAGCGTTCGGGTTCTCCGCAGCCGTCGGCGTCGCATTCGGGTATTTGCCCGCGCGCAAAGCCGCGCGGCTCAATCCCATCGAGGCATTGCGGCACGAGTGA
- a CDS encoding class I SAM-dependent methyltransferase gives MKLYDELATWWPLLSPPADYAEEAAFYTKCLLDAGDSPARTLVELGSGGGNNASFLKAHFDMVLVDPAPGMLEVSRALNPECEHVRGDMRTVRLGRTFDRVFIHDAITYMTSEADLRAAIETAFIHCRPGGSALFAPDHLRENFSVPYTECGGEDDGVRGLRYLAWVWDPDPTDTTYTVDYAYMLREANGEVHVVHDRHIEGLFSRADWLRILEEVGFQARNVPFDHSELEPGSYELFVGVKPR, from the coding sequence ATGAAGCTCTACGACGAACTTGCCACGTGGTGGCCTCTTCTATCGCCTCCGGCCGATTACGCCGAGGAAGCGGCATTTTATACGAAATGTTTGCTCGATGCGGGGGACTCTCCCGCGCGCACGTTGGTCGAGCTTGGCAGCGGCGGAGGGAACAATGCTTCGTTTCTCAAGGCGCACTTCGATATGGTGCTGGTCGATCCGGCGCCTGGGATGCTCGAAGTGAGTCGTGCGCTGAATCCCGAATGCGAGCATGTTCGAGGCGACATGCGCACGGTACGGCTCGGGCGAACGTTCGACCGCGTGTTCATTCACGACGCCATTACGTACATGACGAGCGAGGCGGATTTGCGAGCGGCGATCGAGACGGCATTCATTCATTGCCGGCCGGGGGGCTCGGCACTTTTTGCGCCTGATCATCTGCGCGAAAACTTCAGCGTGCCCTATACTGAATGCGGTGGTGAGGACGACGGCGTTCGTGGATTGCGATACCTTGCATGGGTTTGGGATCCCGATCCGACGGATACGACGTACACCGTGGATTATGCGTACATGTTGCGCGAAGCGAATGGGGAGGTTCACGTCGTACACGATCGGCACATCGAGGGGCTTTTTTCGCGCGCCGATTGGTTACGGATCCTCGAAGAAGTGGGTTTTCAGGCGCGAAACGTGCCGTTCGACCATTCCGAGCTGGAGCCGGGGAGTTACGAATTGTTTGTCGGGGTAAAACCGCGGTAG
- the hisB gene encoding imidazoleglycerol-phosphate dehydratase HisB, with the protein MARTARVERTTHETKISVEINLDGTGRSKISTPLPFLTHMLEQVARHGLFDVTIDAEGDVQIDGHHTTEDLGIVLGTAFAAALGDKAGIARYGEATLPMDEALVTCALDLSGRTYFVFRVPLPKAKVGTFDVELVPVFFEGFARGAQCNLHVRMHEGENLHHIIEISFKAFAKALMRATRIDPRVAGIPSTKGSL; encoded by the coding sequence ATGGCACGAACTGCTCGGGTGGAGCGGACCACCCACGAAACCAAGATTTCCGTCGAGATCAACCTCGATGGCACGGGGCGCTCGAAGATTTCGACGCCGCTGCCGTTTCTCACGCACATGCTCGAACAAGTCGCGCGGCACGGTCTGTTCGACGTGACGATCGATGCGGAAGGAGACGTGCAGATCGACGGGCATCATACGACGGAAGATCTCGGCATCGTGCTCGGGACCGCGTTTGCAGCAGCGCTCGGGGACAAGGCTGGCATCGCGCGGTACGGCGAAGCGACGTTGCCGATGGACGAGGCGCTCGTGACGTGCGCGCTCGACTTGTCAGGGCGCACGTATTTCGTGTTTCGTGTCCCATTGCCGAAGGCGAAGGTGGGCACGTTCGACGTGGAGCTCGTGCCGGTGTTTTTCGAAGGGTTTGCCCGCGGAGCACAATGCAACTTGCATGTGCGTATGCACGAAGGGGAAAACCTGCATCACATCATCGAGATCAGCTTCAAGGCATTTGCCAAAGCGCTGATGCGCGCGACGCGCATCGATCCGCGCGTGGCGGGCATTCCTTCGACGAAAGGGAGCCTGTAG